One part of the Plasmodium berghei ANKA genome assembly, chromosome: 2 genome encodes these proteins:
- a CDS encoding AP-4 complex subunit beta, putative, with protein MSPGQSEINNLKEVLRKLPQEKDDEKKREVLKKVIAYMTLGIDVSKLFPEIIMMSSTNDIIQKKMIYLYLNNYAETNSELSLLTINTLQKDSKDEDPIIRGLALRSFCNLRINNLFEYIEGPLFNGLNDKNSYVRRIAIISCIKLIKVNPQINIKNDVITILKNKLLDKDSQCIINSVHALNEILADEGGLKVNKEIIFNMLNKISTFNEWGKCVILNIVSTYIPEDEDEMFDIMNILENHIRDYSTTVFLACLKCFLNLSANDTNLQIKIFNRMKEPLLTLITTSSYEISYIILLHSYILLHESNKLKYDIFDYDYKHFFFRYNDPTYIKDIKLDILVAVSSKNNVSFITNELSVYISDSNVDISQKSIYSIGCIALKIPKSISRIVDLALCSFLPMKSPHICGATIKILGNILRKYDEYTKVIIEEVIKHDNKLIDDVGIISYIWIIGEYCEYIENAPYILEEYVNLTDCSYIFMLELLTACLKVLYRRPSEMKIILVSLFQNILNNYKYPELTDKLFFYYKLLYYNYEEAFNIIAAKKKLVTNFCESDENTLLDKLYNEFNTLSILYKYPINKHIQYSKICFSAVYDPEENTHNTNTYNDSGSDAAEPCDTNKERNNNMLYNNRENDDYNEQYYNVYQPQISYSVNDDVALHFDNNQNTNLININDDVGTVGNEINADENGNSHRNNIHNYEGNSESMYHIDNSPRAIKKSNHSPNTKNDNNNTFNSQYKNRNSDKIRPPPNNDTISEEKRTSLELLDMIDSDNFEKLKEILIYAENITPEQYQEQWNLLPEQNNEKLFLRKNYYNLQLESLDELISRYNIIILASGEIDQCLKFYMYSQFYTKHYVFIEFIFNKIEYSINWILKSQSDNADMVDQFADCFRDIFIDFM; from the exons ATGTCTCCTGGCCAA AGCGAGattaacaatttaaaagaaGTTTTAAGAAAACTGCCTCAAGAAAAAGATGACGAAAAAAAGAGAGAGGTTTTAAAAAAGGTCATAGCATATATGACATTAGGTATCGATGTATCCAAATTATTTCCtgaaattattatgatgTCTAGTacaaatgatataatacaaaaaaaaatgatatatttatatttgaacAACTATGCAG AAACAAACTCCGAATTATCATTGCTCACAATCAATACATTGCAGAAGGATAGCAAAGATGAAGATCCAATAATAAGAGGGTTAGCACTAAGAAGTTTTTGCAATTTAAGAATTAACAATTTATTCGAATACATCGAAGGGCCATTATTTAACGGATTAAACGATAAAAATTCTTATGTTCGAAGAATAGCAATTATAAGttgtataaaattaattaaagtGAATccacaaataaatataaaaaatgatgttATAACAATATTAAAGAATAAATTGCTTGATAAAGATTCTCAATGCATAATTAATTCAGTCCACGcattaaatgaaatattagcAGATGAAGGTGGATTAAAAGTgaataaagaaattatatttaatatgttaaacaaaatatcaACCTTTAATGAATGGGGAAAATGtgtaatattaaatattgttAGCACATATATACCAGAAGATGAAGATGAAATGTTTGATATTATGAACATATTAGAAAATCATATAAGAGATTATTCAACAACCGTATTTTTAGCATGCTTAAAATGCTTTCTTAATTTATCAGCTAATGATACTAATTTgcaaattaaaatttttaatagaaTGAAAGAGCCATTACTTACATTAATTACAACATCTTCTTATGaaatatcatatattattttattgcattcgtatatattattacatgaatctaataaattaaaatacgACATTTTTGATTATGACTAtaagcattttttttttcgatacAACGACCCTACCTATATAAAGGACATCAAGTTAGATATCCTTGTTGCAGTTTCCTCCAAA AATAATGTTTCTTTCATAACAAATGAATTGAGCGTATACATATCCGATTCCAATGTTGACATATCACAGAAATCTATTTATTCCATCGGGTGCATTGCTTTGAAAATACCTAAATCGATTTCGAGAATTGTAGATCTTGCATTGTGCTCCTTTTTACCAATGAAATCGCCACATATATGTGGAGCTACTATAAAAATACTgggaaatatattaagaaAATATGATGAATATACAAAGGTAATAATAGAAGAAGTAATAAAACATGACAACAAATTGATTGATGATGTAGGAATAATTTCTTATATATGGATAATAGGAGAATATTGtgaatatatagaaaatgcACCATACATTTTAGAAGAATATGTAAATCTAACTGattgttcatatatatttatgttagAATTATTAACGGCTTGCTTAAAAGTTTTATATAGAAGACCATCtgaaatgaaaattattttagtatctttatttcaaaatatattaaataattataaatatccCGAACTTACTGataaactttttttttattataaacttttatattataattatgaagaagcatttaatattattgcagctaaaaaaaaattggtAACTAACTTTTGTGAATCTGATGAAAATACATTATtagataaattatataatgagTTTAATACCTTATCAATACTATATAAATATCCTATAAACAAGCATATTcaatattcaaaaatatgttttagCGCTGTATATGACCCAGAAGAAAATACTCATAACACTAATACGTATAATGATAGTGGTAGCGACGCTGCTGAGCCTTGTGATACAAATAAGGAACGAAATAATAACatgttatataataataggGAAAATGATGACTATAACGAGCAATATTATAACGTTTATCAACCACAAATTTCTTATAGCGTCAACGATGACGTTGCTTTacattttgataataacCAGAACACCAACTTGatcaatataaatgatgatGTGGGCACAGTTGGAAACGAGATCAACGCTGATGAAAATGGTAATAGCCATCGAAATAATATTCACAATTATGAAGGGAATAGCGAAAGTATGTACCACATAGATAATTCACCTAGGgctattaaaaaaagtaatcATAGCCCcaatacaaaaaatgacaATAACAACACATTTAATTCCCAATATAAGAACCGTAACAGCGATAAAATACGCCCCCCCCCCAATAATGATACCATTTCCGAAGAAAAAAGAACCTCGCTTGAACTGCTAGATATGATTGATTCagataattttgaaaaattaaaagaaattttaatatatgcagAAAATATAACACCGGAACAATACCAAGAACAATGGAATTTATTACCAGAACagaataatgaaaaattatttttaagaaaaaattattataatttacaaTTAGAATCGTTAGATGAATTAATATCGAGATAtaacataattattttggCATCGGGAGAAATCGATCAATGCCTTAagttttatatgtattcaCAATTTTACACAAAACATTATGTATTCattgaatttatttttaacaagATAGAATATTCCATTAACTGGATATTGAAGTCGCAGTCTGATAACGCCGATATGGTAGATCAGTTTGCCGATTGTTTCAGGGACATATTCATAGATTTTATGTGA
- a CDS encoding AP2 domain transcription factor AP2-L: MVSIVDNRVLNKYNIFTPAWKFEDQIRNNVENIKLINIKNNEHKTLRIPNYLFCLLKHYSNINSKYSRNEIDNRCETNDEAPYLFHIDGKVFYGYEISLFVFLIEEDIELKYFNKEHKEANLSKSNGTNTNTLYNLNINNHIKYKEENNREMLKGCFERTNCSYIFQKNNSINNDEIYYDKITKYENNVANENYAESVNLCNMKNESFLSFPFKNPNFQKNNENDSGCYYIEEFNAYLCTVIDHANEKVILSIYPINKWGLNESRNKALNFIQYEDYIKKIIEKTKYDMINVKHNLINVFSINKNYNTNNHNKDNLFYDKEINTLLEHNIIHNTKIDLFDNTICPSTYYFKYTLKKNVRSYASLYTNKNWKKGIKIMSSSTTCLFEKGRKLKTISNIRKSDNPIRDYRNPININTKTECSRSNLVLKFTDMYGNGNICEQKKNDDVNKNGSLIIDSSSKKKMDHCVQNYIFFALHKIIVKNNLLFKGNAVNIIKRRLNKYLTKRCLGFNNSNANKKCNCEKDLFETFFLRTILCLEDIRNDVNSENCKNCDSKMRENKFDQINGVFDSKEKGYKFEEESYRVKQCDENSEYHEGSNNGNSSEHNSDGNSDGNSDGNSEGNGGSNNNGHSGGNNDGNSGDNGSSRDSNNDGSNDDDNGSNNNNNDDENEENEENDDTNNDETRDHDYTNDHEGYSTTNENNIIKEKYKYVDNFDCENIDPKKILNGVMSNFNKYPFNGNKSEINTSYFENTCNISANNSNNGYFEENHNMFVNSDEGLTITSVNMQNVKGTSRDEEITFGNLTNENCHSDNGYNNMNTYVETYLDNNKGHNTSDVKRDSCSTNEERTSNNSLYDNNKMKNDIYNDNDLIFHGNNINIKNELINGGESYESNLLRMKGNLLSINNKDSDTCVRKKVIKKRNKTKLERSSKSLDEEKKEVLNKVSQITRVGGVCFDKNRQRWIAHWKIDGKYHKHYFPISQYGFENARERAINCRKQAEKLFNLPEIQPRNRWNQVKVNGTSHIKKASKLPRCEGVAYDEMSQSWVSTFVVHKKFSIDELGFYEARDRAIYCRRTFEKINCEEDYEFLLKQRLGLTEEEKEELNLLFSFDKNALEKMETVGNTGNASKIKNNIHNMRIQDNGDYSLMDNHNNMEQAKTVNNNMESKISNEQYLKITQEAIEMILSNIKHKSLPEIKLKLVDVEKFENYNTLIDKHFKFVTSVKKISQLQPYISLFHKFIIYHTLPHNVSLKKQLSIIEALEWSSFFSGDVNHKID; this comes from the coding sequence ATGGTATCAATTGTAGATAATCGTgttttaaacaaatataatatatttacaccAGCGTGGAAATTCGAAGATCAAATTAGAAATAATGTGGAGAATATTAAActgataaatattaaaaataatgagcATAAAACTTTAAGGATACcaaattatttgttttgcCTTTTAAAGCACTATTCAAATAttaattcaaaatattcaaGAAATGAAATAGATAACCGATGTGAAACAAACGACGAAGCACCATATTTGTTTCATATCGATGGTAAAGTTTTTTATGGATATGAGatatcattatttgtttttttaattgaaGAGGATAttgaattaaaatatttcaataaaGAACACAAGGAAGctaatttatcaaaaagCAATGGAACCAATACtaatacattatataatttaaatattaacaatcatataaaatataaagaagaGAATAATAGAGAAATGTTAAAAGGCTGTTTTGAAAGAACAAACTGTTCTTATATattccaaaaaaataacagcattaataatgatgaaatatattatgataaaataacaaaatatgaaaataacgTTGCTAATGAAAACTATGCAGAATCCGTTAATTTATGTAACATGAAAAATGAATCCTTCTTATCATTTCCATTTAAAAACCccaattttcaaaaaaataatgaaaacgATTCGGGatgttattatatagaGGAATTTAATGCGTACCTTTGCACAGTAATTGATCATGCAAATGAAAAGGTTATTTTAAGTATATAtccaataaataaatgggGTTTAAATGAAAGCAGAAATAAAGCTcttaattttattcaatatgaagattatattaaaaaaataatagagaaaacaaaatatgatatGATAAATGTGAAACACAATTTAATTAATGTATTcagtataaataaaaactataaCACAAACAACCataataaagataatttattttatgacaAAGAAATTAACACATTATTAGAGCATAACATCATACACAATACGAAAATCGACTTATTTGATAATACAATTTGCCCCTCTAcctattattttaaatatactttaaaaaaaaacgtcAGAAGCTATGCATCTTTAtacacaaataaaaattggaagaaaggaattaaaataatgtcATCATCTACGACATGTCTCTTTGAAAAAGgaagaaaattaaaaaccatatcaaatataagaaaatcTGACAATCCTATTCGAGATTATAGAAACCCCATTAATATAAACACAAAAACGGAATGCTCAAGAAGTAATTTAGTCTTAAAATTCACAGATATGTATGGTAATGGAAATATATGTGAACAGAAGAAAAACGACgatgttaataaaaatggttCTCTAATAATAGATAGTTcatcgaaaaaaaaaatggatcATTGTGtgcaaaattatattttttttgcattgcacaaaattattgttaaaaataatttacttTTTAAAGGGAATGctgtaaatataataaaacggagattaaataaatatttgacTAAAAGGTGTCTTGGatttaataattctaatgcaaataaaaagtGTAATTGTGAAAAGGACCTGTTTGAAACATTTTTCTTAAGAACGATTTTGTGTTTAGAGGATATTAGAAACGATGTAAATTCtgaaaattgtaaaaactGTGACTCAAAGATGCGAGAAAACAAATTTGATCAAATAAACGGTGTTTTTGATAGTAAAGAAAAAGGATATAAATTTGAAGAGGAATCATATCGTGTTAAACAATGTGACGAAAATAGTGAATACCATGAAGGTAGCAATAATGGAAATAGTAGCGAGCATAATAGTGATGGTAATAGTGATGGTAATAGTGATGGTAATAGTGAAGGCAATGGTGgaagtaataataatggacATTCTGGGGGTAATAATGATGGAAATAGTGGTGATAATGGAAGTAGTAGAGACAGCAATAACGATGGTAGCAACGATGATGATAATGGaagcaataataataataatgatgatgaaaatgaagagAATGAGGAAAATGATGACActaataatgatgaaacTAGGGACCATGATTATACCAATGATCATGAAGGATACAGTACTACTAATGaaaataacataataaaggagaaatataaatatgttgataattttgattgtgaaaatattgatccaaagaaaatattaaatggGGTAATGTCtaattttaacaaatatccatttaatggaaataaaagtgaaataaatacaagCTATTTTGAAAACACTTGTAATATTAGCGcaaataatagtaataatggATATTTTGAAGAAAATCACAATATGTTTGTAAATAGTGATGAGGGTTTAACAATAACCAGTGTTAATATGCAGAATGTCAAAGGTACTTCGAGGGACGAAGAAATAACGTTTGGAAATTtaacaaatgaaaattgTCATAGCGATAACggttataataatatgaacaCATATGTTGAAACTTATttagataataataaaggaCATAATACTAGTGATGTTAAAAGAGATTCATGCAGCACAAATGAAGAGCGCACCTCAAATAATTCACTTTAtgataacaataaaatgaaaaacgatatatataatgacaatgatttaatatttcacggaaataatataaatattaaaaatgaattaataaatggTGGCGAGTCGTATGAATCTAACCTATTAAGAATGAAAGGAAATTTATTaagtattaataataaagattCGGATACATGCGTTagaaaaaaagtaataaaaaaaagaaataaaacaaaattggAAAGAAGCAGCAAAAGTTtagatgaagaaaaaaaagaagttTTAAATAAAGTATCACAAATAACAAGAGTTGGTGGTGTTTGCTTTGATAAAAATCGACAAAGATGGATAGCCCATTGGAAAATTGACGGAAAATACCATAAGCATTATTTTCCTATAAGCCAATATGGATTTGAAAATGCTCGAGAAAGAGCAATAAATTGTAGAAAGCAAGCTGAAAAGCTTTTTAATTTGCCCGAAATACAGCCAAGAAATCGATGGAACCAAGTAAAAGTTAATGGCACCTCTCATATTAAAAAGGCATCGAAACTACCACGTTGTGAAGGTGTAGCCTATGATGAAATGTCACAGAGTTGGGTAAGTACATTTGTTgtgcataaaaaattttctatCGATGAGTTAGGTTTTTATGAAGCAAGAGATAGAGCTATTTATTGCAGAAGAACATTtgagaaaataaattgcGAAGAAGATTATGAATTTTTACTTAAACAAAGATTAGGTTTAACagaagaagaaaaagagGAGTTAAACCTGCTATTCagttttgataaaaatgcatTGGAAAAAATGGAAACAGTAGGAAATACCGGAAATGCCAgtaagataaaaaataatatacacaaTATGAGAATCCAAGATAATGGAGATTATTCACTTATGGAcaatcataataatatggaaCAAGCAAAAActgttaataataatatggaaagtaaaatatcaaatgagcaatatttaaaaattacaCAAGAAGCTATTGAAATGATTTTAAGCAACATAAAGCATAAATCACTACCAGAAATTAAACTTAAATTAGTTGATGttgaaaaatttgaaaattataatacaCTAATTGATAAGcattttaaatttgttacttctgtaaaaaaaatatctcAATTGCAACCTTATATATCTTTGTTccataaatttattatttatcaCACATTACCACATAATGTATCTttgaaaaaacaattatcCATTATTGAGGCTTTAGAGTGGTCTTCCTTTTTTTCTGGCGACGTTAACCATAAAATTGATTAA
- a CDS encoding tRNA pseudouridine synthase D, putative, whose amino-acid sequence MFFKNNEVKLCLSNRINELSGCYRKILFSILLRHDSSYLLEENVGINIFMSNLLEINKNKCNLNLVIQKKEHKFLPKEELRCIFKYKCEDFHVYEIDKSKKILDIEYIKKFCYEENEAKYSNGLFEPKIGDTTNKFVGVNKYNLKGKSHENAVEQINVQNEEKNNAENLENEEWVNFALYKVNKDTQEAIREISKMSDIEIKDFHYSGFKDKRSVSTQIISTNLRNLKKIIDIKNYYFNKKIKNLLICKIEKCKKKIELGEHNGNRFIVVLRNIQNYEEYLKNRLNNIKKKGFINYFGMQRFGVYSNTFNKGKALISRNYKDYIRHVLDPCIFEKKFFYGNVVKDNITICLKNACDIYHKRGAIFAYKYFTSKAKKLFDRGLVSDNCVADYDNKLKIRNKSMKKSLYSFMTNSEYEAFMLLRNLYIYENNKRQKQRKKKITENREKYSQNEGGNKMDKHKLEEKHNFYENERTCVKGISMETRRFHMHSYSAKIFNMLTSYRLQNFGLNLSYGDYFYSKEICSEKNEVKNQHNYISVIYNPNNAKDTNIYNVVLPVLGYMPNKLSYLTVFKKLYREYAGKNIRLSFLEILLYLMYTLYTDNLFNAQRDIVIDKYFSYLIRDYRSKDNAVHDVIKLWGEGILRNSISIRKTLYIIKKFNSYINSFEYEYGMTCVFRNILVLPKNLYFCFCEYNEPKVKFISDLYKINSGKHSISSKYLENKSIDIYDKETGEAYLNSEKNIHCFDYKKGSCIEERSNRIKKEKVLIYNHNALVLSFNLSSSSYATMLIRELYGKRNELLVHNLIKNCQHYDNMVKQLKESLQWTK is encoded by the coding sequence atgttttttaagAACAATGAAGTTAAATTATGTTTATCAAATAGAATAAACGAATTGTCGGGATGTTATAGGAAAATACTATTTTCGATTTTATTGCGGCATGATTCTTCTTATTTACTGGAGGAAAATGTTGGgatcaatatttttatgagtAATTTACtcgaaataaataaaaacaagTGCAATCTCAATTTAGTTATACAAAAGAAGGAACATAAGTTTCTACCCAAAGAAGAGTTACGGtgcatttttaaatacaaatGTGAAGATTTTCATGTATACGAAATTGataaaagcaaaaaaattttagatatagaatatatcaaaaaattttgttatgaagaaaatgaagcGAAGTATTCCAATGGTTTATTTGAGCCAAAAATAGGAGATACCACTAACAAGTTTGTGGgtgtaaataaatataacttGAAGGGAAAAAGCCATGAAAATGCAGTAgaacaaataaatgtaCAAAATGAGGAGAAAAACAATGCAGAAAATTTGGAAAACGAAGAATGGGTTAATTTTGCACTATATAAAGTTAATAAAGACACACAAGAAGCAATAAGAGAAATAAGTAAAATGTCCGATATCGAAATTAAGGATTTTCATTATTCTGGATTTAAAGATAAAAGAAGTGTATCTACTCAAATAATATCAACAAATCTGcgtaatttaaaaaagattattgatattaaaaattattattttaataaaaagataaaaaatttactaatttgtaaaattgaaaagtgtaaaaaaaaaatagaattGGGTGAACATAATGGTAATCGTTTTATAGTGGTACTAagaaatatacaaaattatgaagaatatttaaagaatcgattaaataatattaaaaaaaaaggatttattaattattttggtATGCAACGATTTGGAGTATATAGTAATACTTTCAATAAAGGGAAAGCTTTAATATCTCGAAATTATAAAGATTATATAAGGCATGTACTTGACCCATGTATTTTTGagaaaaaatttttttatgggAATGTAGTAAAGGataatataacaatatGTTTGAAAAATGCTTGtgatatatatcataaaagGGGTGCTATTTTTGCCTATAAGTATTTCACATCCAAGGCGAAAAAATTGTTTGACAGAGGTCTTGTTAGTGATAATTGTGTAGCTGATTACGATAACAAACTGAAGATAAGGAATAAATCTATGAAAAAATCTCTTTATTCCTTCATGACTAACTCTGAATATGAGGCATTTATGCTTTTAAGgaatttatacatatatgaaaataacaaaagacaaaaacaaaggaaaaaaaaaattaccgAAAACagagaaaaatattctCAAAATGAAGGGGGAAATAAAATGGATAAACACAAACTGGAagaaaaacataatttttatgaaaacgAACGAACATGCGTTAAAGGTATCAGCATGGAAACACGAAGATTCCATATGCATTCATATAGtgcaaaaatatttaatatgttAACCTCATATAGATTACAAAATTTTGGTTTAAATTTAAGCTATGgtgattatttttatagtaAAGAAATATGTTCGGAAAAAAACGAAGTAAAGAATCAACATAATTATATCagtgttatatataatccTAACAATGCAAAAgatactaatatatataatgttgTGTTGCCAGTTTTAGGATATATGCCCAATAAATTATCTTATTTAACTGTTTTTAAAAAGCTATACAGAGAGTATGCcgggaaaaatataagattatcatttttagaaatattaCTCTATTTAATGTATACTTTATATACtgataatttatttaacgCTCAGAGGGATATAGTGATTGacaaatattttagttATCTAATACGAGATTATCGAAGCAAGGATAACGCTGTTCATGatgttattaaattatGGGGGGAAGGTATTTTAAGAAATTCGATATCAATAAGAAAAACcctttatataataaaaaaatttaattccTACATAAATTCTTTTGAATATGAATACGGAATGACGTGTGTATTTAGAAATATACTTGTATTGCcaaaaaatttgtatttttgtttttgtgAATATAATGAGCCTAAAGTTAAGTTTATTTCCGATTTGTACAAAATTAATTCAGGAAAACATAGCATATCGAGTAAATATTTGGAAAATAAGAGCATAGATATATACGACAAAGAGACAGGAGAAGCTTATTTAAACagtgaaaaaaacatacaTTGCTTTGATTATAAGAAAGGGAGTTGTATTGAGGAAAGAAGTAAccgaataaaaaaagaaaaggtTCTAATTTACAACCACAATGCTTTAGTACTAAGTTTTAATTTGAGTTCATCCTCATATGCTACAATGTTGATAAGGGAATTATATGGGAAAAGAAATGAACTTTTAGTGCATAATTTGATTAAAAATTGTCAGCATTACGATAATATGGTAAAGCAGTTAAAGGAATCATTGCAGTGGACTAAATAA